In Synechococcus sp. CC9616, the following are encoded in one genomic region:
- a CDS encoding DUF1311 domain-containing protein: MTPANAEEPEIKCPGTNTVEMRWCASESLQESKAALEKKLSPEMLERWEAATKEVCAAAYAPYQQGTIYPQLVVGCDDRLNRVLLEELRGLGS, translated from the coding sequence TTGACGCCTGCGAATGCAGAGGAACCAGAGATCAAGTGCCCGGGAACCAACACCGTAGAGATGCGATGGTGCGCCTCGGAGAGCTTGCAAGAGTCCAAGGCAGCGCTTGAGAAGAAACTCTCACCAGAGATGCTTGAGAGGTGGGAAGCAGCAACGAAAGAGGTCTGTGCTGCGGCCTATGCCCCTTATCAACAAGGAACCATCTATCCCCAACTGGTCGTTGGGTGTGATGACCGACTCAATCGAGTGCTGCTGGAGGAACTAAGAGGGTTGGGCTCTTGA